From a single Azospirillum fermentarium genomic region:
- the argS gene encoding arginine--tRNA ligase: MNIFKAFENDIRAILAALADAGSIPAGLDLSRVTVEPPRDPSHGDLSTNAAMVLAKPAKMAPRALAQMLVDRLTARGDVVSADIAGPGFVNLRLTPAVWQERVRDIVTAGPAYGDSDAGGGQAVNVEYVSANPTGPLHAAHGRGAVFGDALAALLKKAGYNVTREYYINDAGAQVQVLGRSTYLRYREALGEDIGEIPAGLYPGAYLKDVGQALAERDGNKWVGADESVWLPVCRDFAISMIMGWIKEDLGLLGIGMDVYTSERAMVESGAVDAALQALQDQGLIYVGVLEPPKGKKPDDWEPRPQTLFRSTGFGDDVDRPLKKSDGTNTYFANDIAYHYDKFRRGSPTLIDVLGADHGGYVKRMQAATSAVTARQGSLDVKICQLVHLLQNGEPVKMSKRAGTFVTLRDVIESVGANVVRFIMLTRRNDQTLEFDYAKVTEQSKDNPVFYVQYAHARCKSVLRKAAEEGRDTGVEALSKADLTRLEATEEMDIIRRMATWPRLVEAAAEAHEPHRVAFFLYDLASDFHALWNKGKDDATMRFLIDGDEGITVARLALVHAVAAVIASGLQVMGVEPVEEMR, from the coding sequence ATGAATATTTTCAAGGCGTTCGAGAACGATATCCGGGCCATTCTGGCAGCATTGGCCGACGCGGGGAGCATCCCCGCCGGGCTGGATCTGTCGCGGGTGACGGTGGAGCCGCCGCGCGACCCGTCCCACGGCGACCTGTCCACCAACGCCGCCATGGTGCTGGCCAAGCCGGCCAAGATGGCGCCCCGCGCGCTGGCGCAGATGCTGGTGGACCGGCTGACCGCCCGCGGCGACGTGGTGTCCGCCGACATCGCCGGCCCCGGTTTCGTCAACCTGCGCCTGACGCCCGCCGTGTGGCAGGAACGGGTCCGCGACATCGTGACCGCCGGCCCGGCCTATGGCGACAGCGATGCCGGCGGCGGCCAGGCGGTGAACGTGGAGTACGTCTCGGCCAACCCCACCGGCCCGCTGCACGCGGCGCACGGCCGCGGTGCCGTGTTCGGCGACGCCCTGGCGGCGCTGCTGAAGAAGGCCGGGTACAACGTCACCCGCGAATACTACATCAACGACGCCGGCGCCCAGGTGCAGGTGCTGGGCCGTTCCACCTACCTGCGCTACCGCGAGGCGCTGGGCGAGGACATCGGCGAGATTCCGGCGGGCCTCTACCCCGGCGCCTATCTGAAGGACGTGGGGCAGGCACTGGCCGAGCGTGACGGCAATAAATGGGTCGGCGCCGACGAATCGGTGTGGCTGCCCGTCTGCCGCGACTTTGCGATATCCATGATCATGGGCTGGATCAAGGAGGATCTGGGCCTGCTGGGCATCGGCATGGACGTCTACACCTCCGAACGCGCCATGGTCGAATCGGGGGCGGTGGACGCGGCGTTGCAGGCGCTGCAGGACCAGGGACTCATCTATGTGGGCGTGCTGGAGCCGCCCAAGGGCAAGAAGCCCGACGATTGGGAGCCGCGCCCCCAGACCCTGTTCCGCTCCACCGGTTTCGGCGACGACGTTGACCGCCCGCTGAAGAAGTCGGACGGCACCAACACCTATTTCGCCAACGACATCGCCTATCACTACGACAAGTTCCGCCGCGGCTCGCCGACGCTGATCGACGTGCTGGGGGCGGATCACGGCGGCTATGTCAAGCGGATGCAGGCGGCGACCTCTGCCGTCACCGCCCGGCAAGGGTCGCTGGACGTCAAGATCTGCCAGCTCGTCCACCTGCTCCAGAACGGCGAGCCGGTGAAGATGTCCAAGCGCGCCGGCACCTTCGTCACGCTGCGCGACGTGATCGAGTCGGTGGGGGCGAACGTGGTCCGCTTCATCATGCTGACCCGCCGCAACGACCAGACGCTGGAATTCGACTATGCCAAGGTGACCGAGCAGTCCAAGGACAACCCGGTCTTCTACGTCCAGTACGCCCACGCCCGGTGCAAGTCGGTGCTGCGCAAAGCGGCGGAAGAGGGCCGCGATACCGGCGTGGAGGCTCTGTCCAAGGCCGATTTGACCCGTCTGGAGGCCACGGAGGAAATGGACATCATCCGCCGCATGGCCACCTGGCCGCGGCTGGTGGAGGCCGCTGCAGAGGCACACGAGCCACACCGTGTTGCATTTTTCCTCTACGACCTTGCTTCGGACTTCCATGCTCTGTGGAACAAGGGCAAGGATGACGCCACCATGCGATTCCTGATCGACGGTGACGAGGGGATTACGGTGGCGCGCCTTGCCCTGGTTCATGCCGTGGCGGCGGTGATCGCCTCCGGTCTTCAGGTCATGGGCGTCGAGCCGGTGGAGGAGATGCGCTGA
- a CDS encoding SPOR domain-containing protein produces MQYDDTQYGADPYGYPPARSGRRGLLALGAAVVGVAAFAGVIVFAYSRGQHAVHNGAPPLLEADATPTKSRPQDPGGYEVPHQDKMVYERLNAAPAKPGLERLLPPPEQPLPRPVVSPQVPPLQPAPVVAVADVPAPQPPAPAPQAAAPVPAPQAQPTVVASAPPASSLAPAPPAAGQSSQLAALPAAPAKPKPVAPKPAPAAIPAAPSADAPAAGARNAGNGKNASNATGAAAHTQPPVNAAALPPTVQAKQTPPAPAKAVPATLTPPPASAAPAKTVPAALTPPPATASAPAAGTLVPPSARPGGNAGRGGWRVQLASVPSESQAQGEWKRLSNRHADVLGGLGVNFAQATINGATYYRVQAGVVDETRARSICAALKAQSVGCILVAP; encoded by the coding sequence ATGCAGTACGACGACACCCAATACGGAGCCGATCCCTACGGCTACCCGCCCGCCCGGTCCGGGCGGCGCGGGCTGCTGGCGCTGGGCGCGGCGGTGGTGGGTGTCGCCGCCTTTGCCGGCGTGATCGTCTTCGCCTACAGCCGCGGGCAGCATGCGGTCCACAACGGTGCGCCGCCGCTGCTGGAGGCCGACGCCACCCCCACCAAGTCCCGCCCGCAAGACCCCGGCGGGTACGAGGTGCCGCACCAGGACAAGATGGTCTATGAACGGCTGAACGCGGCCCCGGCCAAGCCGGGGCTGGAGCGGCTGCTGCCGCCGCCCGAACAGCCGCTGCCGCGTCCGGTGGTGTCGCCCCAGGTGCCGCCGCTGCAGCCGGCCCCGGTGGTGGCGGTGGCCGACGTGCCCGCCCCCCAGCCCCCCGCACCGGCCCCGCAGGCGGCGGCCCCGGTGCCTGCACCGCAGGCCCAGCCCACGGTGGTGGCCTCGGCCCCGCCGGCATCGTCCCTGGCTCCGGCCCCGCCCGCGGCGGGGCAGTCGTCGCAGCTTGCGGCCCTGCCCGCCGCCCCGGCCAAGCCCAAGCCGGTGGCGCCCAAGCCCGCGCCTGCGGCGATTCCCGCCGCTCCGTCCGCCGATGCACCGGCAGCCGGCGCCAGGAACGCCGGCAATGGCAAGAACGCCAGCAACGCCACGGGTGCCGCGGCGCACACCCAGCCGCCGGTGAATGCCGCAGCACTGCCGCCCACGGTCCAGGCCAAGCAGACGCCGCCGGCCCCGGCCAAGGCGGTTCCCGCTACTCTGACCCCGCCGCCGGCCTCCGCGGCGCCGGCCAAGACGGTTCCCGCCGCCCTCACCCCGCCGCCGGCCACGGCGTCGGCCCCGGCTGCGGGGACGCTGGTTCCCCCCTCGGCCCGTCCGGGGGGCAACGCCGGGCGCGGCGGCTGGCGGGTGCAGCTTGCCTCCGTCCCGTCGGAGTCGCAGGCGCAGGGCGAATGGAAGCGCCTGTCCAACCGTCATGCCGACGTGCTGGGCGGTCTGGGCGTCAACTTCGCCCAGGCAACCATCAACGGCGCCACTTATTACCGCGTGCAGGCGGGGGTGGTGGACGAGACGCGGGCGCGCTCCATCTGCGCCGCGCTGAAGGCGCAGAGCGTGGGGTGTATTCTTGTCGCTCCCTGA
- the nagZ gene encoding beta-N-acetylhexosaminidase: MSLPERPRAIVFGCAGTVLSADERDFFRRTDPLGFILFRRNCETPEQVAALVAGLRASVGRPDAPVLIDQEGGRVARLRPPHWPAHPPAGAIGALALRDRAAGLEAARLNGRLLAHTLLSLGITVDCAPVCDVPVEGAHDIIGDRAFGRDPALVAALSRAFAEGMLVGGVLPVIKHIPGHGRAFADSHAELPVVDAPRDALEATDFAPFRALADLPLAMVAHVVLTAVDPTAPASTSATVIREVVRGPSIGFDGLLFSDDLSMGALHGTMAERTRAVLDAGCDVALHCNGAMPDMVEAAGVTPILSDEAFARWQRAARAPSAPGTIDAAALRGRLDALLA; encoded by the coding sequence TTGTCGCTCCCTGAACGGCCGCGGGCCATTGTTTTCGGCTGTGCCGGCACGGTGCTGAGCGCGGACGAGCGTGATTTCTTCCGCCGGACCGATCCGTTGGGCTTCATCCTGTTCCGCCGCAACTGCGAGACGCCGGAACAGGTGGCGGCCCTGGTCGCCGGCTTGCGCGCCAGCGTGGGCCGCCCCGATGCCCCCGTCCTGATCGACCAGGAGGGGGGGCGGGTCGCCCGGCTGCGCCCACCCCACTGGCCCGCCCACCCGCCCGCCGGTGCGATCGGCGCGCTGGCTCTGCGCGACCGCGCCGCGGGGCTGGAAGCGGCGCGCCTCAACGGGCGGCTGCTGGCCCACACGCTGCTGTCTTTGGGCATCACCGTCGATTGCGCGCCCGTGTGCGACGTGCCGGTGGAGGGCGCCCACGACATCATCGGCGACCGCGCCTTCGGGCGCGATCCGGCGCTGGTGGCCGCTCTGTCCCGCGCGTTTGCCGAGGGGATGCTGGTCGGCGGCGTGTTGCCGGTGATCAAGCACATTCCCGGCCATGGCCGCGCCTTTGCCGACAGCCACGCCGAACTGCCGGTGGTGGACGCGCCGCGCGATGCGCTGGAGGCCACCGATTTCGCGCCGTTCCGGGCGCTGGCCGACCTGCCGCTGGCGATGGTGGCCCATGTGGTGCTGACGGCGGTGGACCCCACGGCCCCGGCCAGCACCTCGGCCACCGTGATCCGCGAGGTGGTGCGCGGGCCGTCCATCGGGTTCGACGGCCTGCTGTTCAGCGACGATCTGTCCATGGGCGCCCTGCACGGCACCATGGCCGAACGGACCCGTGCGGTGCTGGATGCCGGCTGCGACGTGGCCCTGCATTGCAACGGCGCGATGCCGGACATGGTGGAAGCGGCGGGCGTCACCCCCATCTTGAGCGATGAGGCTTTTGCGCGGTGGCAGCGGGCGGCACGGGCGCCGTCGGCTCCCGGTACCATCGACGCGGCGGCCCTGCGTGGCCGGCTCGACGCCCTGCTGGCCTGA
- a CDS encoding site-2 protease family protein — protein MIEEWLFKITAVGIPAILAITLHEAAHGWVASKLGDDTALRLGRVTFNPLRHIDPFGTIILPALMYFTTGFVFGWAKPVPVNFGRLRNPRRDMVWVALAGPGSNLILAVVSAWIWGMLPNAAGMGDMWVKAMLEVSILANVVLMVFNLIPLPPLDGGRVAVGILPRALALPLARMEQYGILVLIGVLFLLPLLGREIGVDLNVFGWIMGPLVDWALDLIAALTGNS, from the coding sequence ATGATCGAAGAGTGGCTGTTCAAGATCACCGCCGTGGGGATTCCCGCCATCCTGGCGATCACCCTGCACGAGGCGGCCCATGGCTGGGTCGCGTCCAAGCTGGGCGACGACACGGCGCTGCGGCTGGGGCGGGTGACCTTCAACCCGCTGCGCCACATCGACCCCTTCGGCACCATCATCCTGCCGGCGCTGATGTATTTCACCACCGGCTTCGTGTTCGGCTGGGCCAAGCCGGTGCCGGTGAACTTCGGCCGTCTGCGGAACCCGCGCCGCGACATGGTGTGGGTGGCGCTGGCCGGGCCGGGGTCGAACCTGATCCTGGCCGTGGTGTCCGCCTGGATCTGGGGCATGCTGCCGAACGCGGCGGGCATGGGCGACATGTGGGTCAAGGCGATGCTGGAGGTATCGATCCTGGCCAACGTGGTGCTGATGGTGTTCAACCTGATCCCGCTGCCGCCGCTCGATGGTGGCCGGGTGGCGGTGGGCATCCTGCCCCGCGCGCTGGCGCTGCCGCTGGCGCGGATGGAGCAGTACGGCATCCTCGTGCTGATCGGCGTTCTGTTCCTGCTGCCGCTCCTGGGGCGGGAGATCGGGGTGGACCTGAACGTCTTCGGCTGGATCATGGGGCCGCTGGTGGACTGGGCGCTGGATCTGATCGCGGCGCTGACCGGCAATTCCTGA
- a CDS encoding segregation and condensation protein A, which translates to MADTPETGGGDTSPDQLVLALDGFEGPIDVLLTMAREQKVDLARLSILQLADQYLAFIEAAGRVRLELAADYLVMAAWLAYLKSRLLLPEPDLEEPPAEDMAAALAFQLQRLEAMKAAAEQLMTRPRLGIDVFARGAPEELAILEKPVYQVTLYDLLRAYGAHKKRKEGNVLHMEPMRLYSIEDAVRRLGDLLGRMPDWATLSAFLPPEAQGTLMGRSALAATFAATLELAKAGEVELKQESPFSPLFIRRVPR; encoded by the coding sequence ATGGCCGATACCCCGGAGACGGGGGGAGGGGACACCTCCCCCGATCAGCTCGTTCTGGCGCTCGACGGGTTCGAGGGGCCGATCGACGTTCTGCTGACCATGGCGCGCGAGCAGAAGGTGGATCTGGCCCGCCTGTCGATCCTGCAGCTCGCCGACCAGTATCTGGCCTTCATCGAGGCCGCCGGGCGGGTGCGGCTGGAACTGGCCGCCGACTATCTGGTGATGGCGGCGTGGCTGGCCTACCTGAAATCCCGCCTGCTGCTGCCCGAACCCGATCTGGAGGAGCCGCCGGCGGAGGACATGGCCGCGGCGCTGGCCTTCCAGCTTCAGCGGCTGGAGGCGATGAAGGCGGCGGCGGAGCAGTTGATGACCCGCCCGCGGCTGGGCATCGACGTGTTCGCCCGCGGCGCGCCCGAGGAGCTGGCGATCCTGGAAAAGCCGGTCTATCAGGTCACCCTCTATGATCTGCTGCGCGCCTATGGCGCGCACAAGAAGCGCAAGGAAGGCAATGTGCTCCACATGGAGCCGATGCGCCTCTATTCCATCGAGGACGCCGTGCGGCGTCTGGGCGATCTTCTGGGGCGGATGCCCGACTGGGCCACCCTGTCGGCGTTCCTGCCGCCGGAAGCCCAGGGGACGCTGATGGGCCGCTCGGCCCTGGCCGCCACCTTCGCCGCCACCCTGGAACTGGCCAAGGCGGGTGAGGTGGAGCTGAAGCAGGAAAGCCCCTTCAGCCCGCTGTTCATCCGCCGCGTGCCCCGCTAA
- the scpB gene encoding SMC-Scp complex subunit ScpB produces the protein MTDDTATSAPGQPSGPDDKTAKLRLLEALLFAAADPVSEVLLAARIGPGWDVTVLLAELQAHYAPRGVVLLRVGGGWAFRTAPDLAPLLRQEEEVARRLSRAAIETLAIIAYHQPVTRGEIEQIRGVATSKGTLDILMENGWIRPGKRRESPGRPLTWITTEHFLDHFGLEHLRDLPGVEDLRAAGLLDSRPVFYGVTGGGDDGLPLPRADDGDED, from the coding sequence ATGACCGACGACACCGCAACATCCGCCCCGGGCCAGCCGTCCGGGCCCGATGACAAGACCGCCAAGCTCCGCCTGCTGGAAGCGCTGCTGTTCGCCGCCGCCGATCCGGTGAGCGAGGTGCTGCTGGCCGCCCGCATCGGGCCGGGGTGGGACGTGACCGTCCTGCTGGCCGAGCTTCAGGCGCATTACGCCCCCCGCGGGGTGGTGCTGCTGCGGGTGGGCGGCGGCTGGGCCTTCCGCACCGCCCCCGACCTTGCCCCCCTGTTGCGGCAGGAGGAGGAGGTCGCGCGCCGCCTGTCCCGGGCGGCCATCGAGACGCTGGCCATCATCGCCTATCACCAGCCGGTCACCCGGGGGGAGATCGAGCAGATCCGCGGCGTGGCGACCAGCAAGGGCACGCTGGACATCCTGATGGAAAACGGCTGGATCCGGCCGGGCAAGCGGCGGGAATCGCCGGGCCGCCCGCTGACCTGGATCACCACCGAGCATTTCCTCGACCACTTCGGGCTGGAGCATCTGCGCGACCTGCCGGGGGTGGAGGATCTGCGCGCCGCCGGCCTGCTGGATTCCCGTCCGGTGTTCTATGGCGTGACCGGCGGGGGCGACGACGGCCTGCCGCTGCCGCGGGCCGACGACGGCGACGAGGATTAG
- a CDS encoding ATP-binding protein translates to MTQETSSTHALLPLLARIADALDRLAPPPPAPLDLSAADAFVWHTDPDRLDPVPSVNRVDLSLLQGVERQRDTLLDNTRHFARGLPANNALLWGSRGMGKSSLVKSIHAAVAAEVPATLVLVEIHREDIPSLPRLLNRLRGESRRFILFCDDLSFDGDDVHYKSLKAVLDGGIEGRPDNVIFYATSNRRHLMPRDMIENERSTAINPAEAVEEKVSLSDRFGLWLGFHNCDQDTYFAMIRGYAAHFGLTITDDQLKAEAVEWQVTRGSRSGRVAWQFIQDLAGRLGQPLA, encoded by the coding sequence GTGACCCAAGAAACCTCATCCACCCACGCCCTGCTGCCGCTCCTGGCCCGCATCGCCGACGCGCTGGACCGCCTGGCTCCGCCGCCGCCGGCCCCGCTGGACCTGTCCGCCGCCGACGCCTTCGTCTGGCACACCGATCCCGACCGGCTGGACCCGGTGCCGTCGGTCAACCGGGTGGACCTGTCCCTGCTGCAAGGCGTGGAGCGCCAGCGCGACACGCTGCTGGACAACACCCGCCATTTCGCCCGCGGCCTGCCGGCCAACAACGCGCTGCTGTGGGGCTCGCGCGGCATGGGCAAAAGCTCGCTGGTCAAGTCCATCCACGCCGCCGTCGCCGCCGAGGTGCCGGCCACGCTGGTTCTGGTGGAAATCCACCGCGAGGACATCCCCTCCCTGCCCCGGCTGCTGAACCGGCTGCGCGGGGAATCCCGCCGTTTCATCCTGTTCTGCGACGATCTGTCCTTCGACGGCGACGACGTGCATTACAAGTCGCTGAAGGCGGTGCTGGACGGCGGCATCGAGGGGCGGCCCGACAACGTGATCTTCTACGCCACGTCCAACCGCCGCCACCTGATGCCCCGCGACATGATCGAGAACGAACGGTCCACCGCCATCAACCCGGCGGAAGCGGTGGAGGAAAAGGTATCGCTGTCGGACCGCTTCGGCCTGTGGCTGGGCTTCCACAACTGCGACCAGGACACCTATTTCGCCATGATCCGCGGCTATGCCGCCCATTTCGGCCTGACCATCACCGACGACCAGCTCAAGGCCGAGGCGGTGGAGTGGCAGGTCACCCGCGGCAGCCGCTCCGGCCGCGTGGCGTGGCAGTTCATTCAGGATCTGGCGGGACGGCTGGGGCAGCCGCTGGCGTAA
- the yajC gene encoding preprotein translocase subunit YajC, whose amino-acid sequence MFVSTAFAQTAAPAPGGGDMFMQFMPLILIFVVFYFLLIRPQQRKMKEHKAMLESVRRGDRVVTGGGIIGVVTKVGSDDELQVEIAENVRVRCLRSTVNMVLTKGEPAKNGDTPADGATEAKTDDGAGGRIGKFFGRK is encoded by the coding sequence ATGTTCGTTTCGACCGCGTTCGCCCAAACGGCGGCCCCGGCCCCCGGCGGTGGTGACATGTTCATGCAATTCATGCCGCTGATCCTGATCTTCGTGGTCTTCTACTTCCTGCTGATCCGCCCGCAGCAGCGCAAGATGAAGGAACACAAGGCGATGCTGGAGTCGGTGCGCCGCGGCGACCGCGTGGTGACCGGCGGCGGCATCATCGGCGTGGTGACCAAGGTCGGCTCCGACGACGAGCTGCAGGTGGAAATCGCCGAGAACGTCCGCGTGCGCTGCCTGCGCTCCACCGTCAACATGGTCCTGACCAAGGGCGAGCCGGCCAAGAACGGCGACACCCCCGCCGACGGGGCCACGGAGGCCAAGACCGACGACGGTGCCGGCGGCCGGATCGGCAAGTTCTTCGGCCGCAAGTAA
- the secD gene encoding protein translocase subunit SecD, with the protein MLYFSRWKIYLILAVCAAGVIFALPNFFSRETLASLPSWYANSRVHLGLDLRGGSHLLLEVDMAAVVRDRVEGLVDSARSQLRTGNIGYTAITPAEKGLTVRLRDPAQADEAVKQLRQLNSGNAGVLGGGTPELDVAANGDSVTVTLSEKALRDRATQAVEQSIEIVRRRIDETGVNEPTIARQGGDRILVQLPGVEDPDRVKRLLGTTAKMTFRLVDVNGDPAARPQPGMEVLPSAEGGRGPAAYVVRKKVEVDGANLKNAQAGTNSQTGEWVVNFEFDSVGARRFAEVTQANVGRPFAIVLDNKIISAPVIREPIIGGRGQISGNFSAQTANDLAVLLRAGALPAPLTVIEERTVGPDLGADSIRAGLISVAVGFVLVCGYMLAAYGTFGFYACVALLVNIILTVAVLSLLQATLTLPGIAGILLMLGLAVDANILINERIREETVRGRGAFSAMETGFRRAYATVVDSNLTTVIKMILLFIFGVGAVKGFSVTIIFGILTSMFTATVLVRLMMVAWLRRHRPSMLPT; encoded by the coding sequence ATGCTCTATTTTTCGCGCTGGAAGATCTATCTGATCCTGGCGGTGTGCGCCGCGGGGGTCATTTTTGCCCTGCCGAACTTCTTCAGCCGCGAGACGCTGGCGAGCCTGCCGTCCTGGTACGCCAACAGCCGCGTTCACCTGGGCCTGGACCTGCGCGGCGGCTCGCACCTGCTGCTGGAAGTGGACATGGCCGCGGTGGTCCGCGACCGGGTGGAGGGGCTGGTCGATTCCGCCCGTTCCCAGCTCCGCACCGGCAACATCGGCTACACCGCCATCACGCCCGCCGAAAAGGGCCTGACCGTCCGCTTGCGCGACCCGGCACAGGCGGACGAGGCGGTGAAGCAGCTTCGCCAGCTCAACAGCGGCAACGCCGGTGTCCTGGGCGGCGGCACGCCGGAACTGGACGTGGCCGCCAACGGTGATTCGGTCACCGTGACGCTCAGCGAAAAGGCGCTGCGCGACCGCGCTACCCAGGCGGTCGAACAATCCATCGAGATCGTGCGCCGCCGCATCGACGAGACCGGCGTCAACGAACCCACCATTGCCCGCCAGGGCGGCGACCGCATCCTGGTGCAGCTTCCCGGCGTGGAAGACCCCGACCGCGTGAAGCGCCTTCTCGGCACGACCGCCAAGATGACGTTCCGTCTGGTGGACGTGAACGGCGACCCCGCCGCCCGTCCCCAGCCGGGGATGGAGGTGCTGCCCTCGGCCGAGGGCGGGCGCGGCCCCGCCGCCTATGTGGTGCGCAAGAAGGTCGAGGTGGACGGCGCCAACCTGAAGAACGCCCAGGCCGGCACCAACAGCCAGACCGGCGAATGGGTGGTGAACTTCGAATTCGACAGCGTCGGCGCCCGCCGCTTCGCCGAGGTGACCCAGGCGAACGTGGGCCGCCCCTTCGCCATCGTTCTCGACAACAAGATCATCAGCGCCCCCGTGATCCGCGAGCCGATCATCGGCGGGCGCGGCCAGATCAGCGGCAACTTCAGCGCCCAGACCGCCAACGATCTGGCCGTGCTGCTGCGCGCGGGCGCGCTGCCGGCACCGCTGACGGTGATCGAGGAGCGCACGGTCGGCCCCGACCTGGGCGCCGATTCCATCCGCGCGGGTCTCATCTCCGTGGCCGTCGGCTTCGTGCTGGTGTGCGGCTACATGCTGGCCGCCTACGGCACCTTCGGCTTTTATGCCTGCGTGGCGCTGCTGGTGAACATCATCCTGACGGTGGCGGTCCTGTCGCTGCTTCAGGCCACGCTGACGCTGCCCGGCATCGCCGGCATCCTGCTGATGCTGGGGCTGGCGGTGGACGCCAACATCCTGATCAACGAGCGCATCCGTGAAGAGACGGTGCGGGGCCGCGGCGCCTTTTCGGCCATGGAAACCGGGTTCCGCCGCGCCTATGCCACGGTGGTGGACTCCAACCTGACCACCGTCATCAAGATGATCCTGCTGTTCATCTTCGGCGTGGGTGCGGTGAAGGGGTTCTCGGTCACCATCATCTTCGGCATCCTCACCTCCATGTTCACCGCCACGGTCCTGGTGCGTCTGATGATGGTCGCGTGGCTGCGCCGCCACCGCCCGTCGATGCTGCCGACCTGA
- the secF gene encoding protein translocase subunit SecF, with the protein MFHLRLVRDNTRIPFMKGRHAGLIVSALLSLASVILFFHPGLNYGIDFAGGIVIEARTPQAADFPSLRHTLSGLNMGQVQLQEFGSPQDVLIRLERQPGDDAAQQRAADQVRATLAKEIPGTQVRRVEAVGASVSGELFANGMIALGLAMVAMLVYIWFRFEWQFGAGAVVTLLLDITKTVGFYAVTDIQFNLTAIAAILTIMGYSVNDKVVVYDRVRENLRIYKKMPLRELIDLSINETLNRTLGTSMCTFLSVLPLAIFGGEALQDFGIVLIFGVIIATSSSIFIAAPILLFLGENRLRRGSPDSEQPAAATKPAP; encoded by the coding sequence ATGTTCCATCTTCGTCTTGTGCGGGACAACACGCGCATTCCCTTCATGAAGGGGCGGCACGCGGGGCTGATCGTGTCGGCGCTGCTGTCGCTGGCCTCGGTGATCCTGTTCTTCCATCCGGGGCTGAACTACGGCATCGACTTTGCCGGCGGCATCGTGATCGAGGCACGCACCCCCCAGGCCGCCGATTTCCCCAGCCTGCGCCACACCCTGTCGGGCCTGAACATGGGTCAGGTGCAGTTGCAGGAGTTCGGTTCGCCCCAGGACGTGCTGATCCGCCTGGAACGCCAGCCGGGCGACGATGCGGCCCAGCAGCGGGCCGCCGATCAGGTGCGCGCCACGCTGGCCAAGGAAATCCCCGGCACCCAGGTCCGCCGGGTGGAAGCGGTGGGCGCGTCGGTGTCGGGCGAACTGTTCGCCAACGGCATGATCGCGCTCGGCCTCGCCATGGTGGCGATGCTGGTCTACATCTGGTTCCGCTTCGAATGGCAGTTCGGGGCGGGGGCGGTGGTGACGCTGTTGCTGGACATCACCAAGACCGTCGGCTTCTACGCCGTCACCGACATCCAGTTCAACCTGACCGCCATCGCCGCCATCCTGACCATCATGGGCTATTCGGTGAACGACAAGGTGGTGGTCTATGACCGGGTGCGCGAGAACCTGCGCATCTACAAGAAGATGCCGCTGCGCGAGCTGATCGACCTGTCGATCAACGAGACGCTGAACCGCACGCTGGGCACGTCCATGTGCACCTTCCTGTCGGTTCTGCCGCTGGCCATCTTCGGCGGCGAGGCGCTGCAGGATTTCGGCATCGTGCTGATCTTCGGCGTCATCATCGCTACCTCCTCGTCGATCTTCATCGCCGCCCCCATCTTGCTGTTCCTGGGCGAAAACCGGCTGCGCCGCGGCTCGCCCGACAGCGAACAGCCGGCTGCGGCCACCAAACCGGCCCCATGA
- a CDS encoding Mth938-like domain-containing protein encodes MNISEFIPADSFVIDGYGDGQFCVRGVWHAGAQLVFPDALVPWGTGAFEDLTIGDFAPILERAGQIDILLFGTGARNRLVPKALRQPLREAGVVVDGMDTGAACRTYNVLLTEGRRIAAALLPV; translated from the coding sequence ATGAACATCTCCGAATTCATTCCCGCCGACAGTTTCGTCATCGACGGCTATGGCGACGGTCAGTTCTGCGTCCGCGGCGTCTGGCACGCCGGGGCGCAGCTCGTCTTCCCCGACGCGCTGGTGCCGTGGGGGACGGGGGCGTTCGAGGATCTGACGATCGGCGACTTCGCCCCGATTCTGGAGCGGGCCGGACAGATCGACATCCTGCTGTTCGGCACGGGCGCCCGGAACCGGCTGGTTCCCAAGGCGCTTCGGCAACCGTTGCGCGAAGCGGGTGTGGTGGTGGACGGCATGGACACCGGGGCGGCCTGCCGCACCTACAACGTCCTGCTGACCGAAGGGCGGCGGATTGCCGCGGCTCTGTTGCCGGTGTAA